CGCTTCATATCCTACGGCACACGAAGTTGTATCTCCTGCAACGGTGATTGGTTAAGATGTAGGGGCCCAcaaatctttttcttctcccgTTTGTGGGTCCCTTCGTTTTGATCTAATGAGGACCACCAATTCCAAGAACAAAGTTTCATGACGGATTAGCCCGGACCCGGAGCGCATGTCGGATCATGCTTCACGCCTGCACGAAATAAGGCTAAAATAGTcttttcatttcaattttcCACGCTGGCATTATCCTATATCCAGTATTTCCAGTTGGTACCTGGGCGCTAGCGTTTCTTCCAATCCTCTGGTGTCTCAACTCTCGATATCAGTTATATAAACTGATAAACCAGTTAGCccaattgaagaagaaaggctTCCAACAAAATATCTCAATCCTCTACTCCGTAAACCCGATTCGTCTCTTCTCAGCAAAAATTCTCGCGACTGATTAGTGAGAGAGTTGAATTCCGAACTAAGGGATGGCGACGGTAGGGTCGGACTCCGGAGCTTTCATGGAGAAATTTGTACTACATCCTCCAACAATTGATTCTCCTCAACAACTCCCACTGAACGGCCTCACTTTTGCCATCAAAGACATGTCAACTCTTATCTCCCTGCTTTCAATTATCTTAACTTCTTTttctgttacttttcttctttgtctgtTCATTTGCAATTTCTGAACTGCTGTAACAGATTTGATGTTGAAGGATACGTGACTGGAAATGGTAGTCCTGATTGGGCCAGGACCCATTTGCCTGCCGTATCAACGGCTCCAGCTGTTTTAGCTGTCTTGAATGCTGGTGCCACAGCTGTTGGCAAAactttcatggatgaaatggCTTACAGGTTCGTTTTAGACTcctaggaaaagaaaattttgatgaaTATTTGGTTCTTATGGTTCCACTTCTAACCCTTTGTCTGTCTAGTCATGGATAAGGTAACCACTAGCCATATCCTTCAATtacctgttggtgtatgatgtcttgtattccaggGAGTACTAGTTCAGCACTTTGACAGGTAGGACGGCGGTCCTGCTAGCCCAttagcgggccatgggggttgcaaggggggcaggaggccccctgcatagcagagGGTTTAGGGGGCGTAGcaccccgctcgaatttttttatttgtattgaGGGCAaatgtgtactttccggattagggtttttctctatatatttgtagcgagggtttctttttctgtaatgcaagcaatactgagaggtgtgagggacaaacgttgtaaccctattctccattgatagtgaaacaggatctcatctcaccggggacgtaggcaaccttgccgaacctcgtaaatccgtgtgcattgcttgttcttgtttttcaatttcttttgcatcgctttagggttgcgtttctacattaCCCCCATTGCATTTGTTAGAAACAACTTATATGGGTATGGCTTTGAGATatctttgtttgtttgtttgtttggatTATAAGTATTTGACTCATCAtttatttcatatatgaaatgcaTGTTCTACTGTCTAATTCGATGAACTACGCCATAGTCACATTGAGTCTAATAGCAGTCGCATTGAATGGACCCTCCTAGCCCACAAACTTTGCTAATTTGTGTTTTTAAAAGCTGAATTGATCGCTTGGTTATTCACTTTAATAAAAATTGCCGGTATCCTTGGCTGCGATTTTCAGCTATCATATGATTAGAAACATCTACTTGATGTCATGTTAGGCATACCTAACCCCAATTTTGAGAGACAATATACCAAACAATGTAGATGCCTAAAATTATTCTTCATGTAGAGCTGTTTGAATTTTTATGTCTAATATTTATAGCTTTTTATGATGTTCCTGAGTATTTTTAATGGCAGTATAAACGGAGAAAACAAACATTATGGAACACCTGTTAATCCATGTGCCCCAGATCGGGTACCTGGAGGATCTTCAAGTGGATCTGCTGTAGCAGTGGCAGCAAAGCTTGTAGATTTCTCCTTAGGTGTGAGACTTTCACTACCTCTTGAGATATTGatgcctttaattttttttcgaAATTGACATCATTAGGTGTAGGGAGGGACTCATGCAAACATTTCTGTTGGCTGTTGGAATTTTCATTGCAGGCACTGACACTGGAGGAAGCATAAGAGTCCCCGCAGCATTTTGTGGAATTTATGGGTGTCGGCCTTCACATGCAGTTGTTCCTACTAGTGGTGTTATTCCTATGGCACAGAGCTTTGATACAGTTGGTAAGTTGCTGGTACagatattcaatttttttttccaaataaaaattCCTCACATTGTATCTTGAAGCTTGGCTAAGGTTTGTCTAATCCTTATGTTACGTATGTTTGTCTAATCCTTATGTGACGTAACAATCTTACTATGTAACTTTTAGGCCATGAGGCATGAGGTTCCACATCTGTTCTGACCTTAAATTCTCACCTCAACTGGAACAAGCCTTAACCCAACTTTGTTCAGTTATGTAACTCCTGCTTAACCATTCCATGACAAATTTCCAGGATCAGTGCTATCAGCGGTAAAACTTTTGATTGATCTGTGATTACTTTGCATTCAACTACATTTATATGTCATTTAAACGTACTTCTGCTTATATTCATTTCACAAAGTTCTGTATCCAGTGATACCATACCACCAAAAATCATACAAGTTAAACTTATCAAAGAGGAAAAAGTTAGGCAACTCCAAGTGTGAAATTACAATGTGAAACTGAGGCACCTATTAGTTGCAACTTTGACGCTGCTACCTGGTTGTACATTGCCTTCCCATTTTGGTCTGCCAGTATGATATTggcagcattttttttccctaagaaCTAAGATGGAATGGGTGTAACAGGTGAGTGGTGCAACTCATTCCAATGGCTGGGATGCCAGTTCATGACAAAATCCAGTTTTCTGTCCTGTTCATAGAGTGAATGTTTGGGatacaaaagaaaaaccaattTGACACCCAAGAAACTAATGGCACTCATGGTTAACAGCCTGAATGGTTCCTTGTATCTAAACAAGGGCATGATTTACTGGATTGGCTGTCTAGTGAAGCTTCTCTGGACGGCCCTAATATCTGCCAAATAGCAGTTCTTTTTGGGGCTCAGAATATATGAATGTGTTGTCCAGTTTGTCATCGAGTGACATATGGCTAATTCAAGGTTGGGCCTTCCCATCCAACCACATAGATGAGTTCTTGATATGGTGCTGTGTAATGTAGATATGCCCTTTAAACAAGGTTGAAAAAAATTTGGCTTGTTTCTTTAATCTTACCATACTTGCAGTTTGATATCAAACTTGGATGAAAGTCTGCTTTTATCAGAGGGGGTATGTTGTAGTGGTTTATGATTTTTCTTGGGACCTTTTTCCTGCAACTCTATTTGTTGACACATTCATCACCTAGGATGGTTTGCAAGGGATCCTGTGATCTTGAATCAAGTAGGCCATGTACTACTGCGATTGCCTAATGTGGAGCCTGTACAACCTAGTCACATTGTTATTCCAGATGACTGTTTCCAACTTCTGAGCATTCCCAGGGATCGTGTGACCCAGGTTCTTGTTAAGTCTATTGAAAAGTTGTTTGGAGGTAAATTCTTGATCATGTAGTATATAGTTCTTTACAAGGGTTCTGTCTGCATTCATCTTAATGGGTTTCTAATTGAGTGATGTATTACTTCATCCTCCTTTTATTTTAGGTCAAATTTTTAGGCATTTAAACCTTGGTGATTATATTGAGAGTAAAGTTCCAAGTTTGAAGCATTTTATGAGTGAAGGAAATGAGCAACTGGAGTTTAATATACCAGCATTAGTGGCCATTTCAAAATCCATGAGGTTGCTTCAGAGGTTCGGGGCCTGAACAGAACTCCATACTGTCTATGATTTCTTGCATTTTGAAAGATagaccaaaagaaaataaatattgatTCCTCTAAAATTCAATTGTAATTTTGAAATGTAGGTATGAGTTCAAAAGTAACCATGAAGAATGGATCAGTTCAGTTAAACCTGATTTAGGTCCAGGCATATCAGAACGGGTACAGGAAGCCCTTATGGCAACAAATGAAAACATTGACAACTGTCATGTGGTTAGAAATGAACTCCGTGCTGCTCTTACTGAACTACTtgaggtactctctctctctctctctctctctctctctcacatgccTGGCCACACTCACTTGCTGCCTGTGGAAGTGCAAACTCCTCTAATACTTCTGAATCTCTGATATCTCCTCACttcatatttgttttgtttaataaataatttcttttCCTGGGTCTGTATGCTTAtgattctattattttcttttccagtGTAATTGTCTGACCAGGACCACATTCTTTATAAGCTTAAAAGTTTTGGTGGTTAAATCTGAGCCTCATggagtgatgatgtggccaatcAAGACCATTGGATAGATAGGGTTCCCCCTCTACAGTGGCCTCATTTTGAACCTTGGCTCCCATGTCAATAATGTAGCACACATAATTGtgaatttttaaattgaaataccCTAGAAAGAGGACTTTACTTTGCCACATGGCACAATCATTTGGactgaatttgaaatgagtatcaGAGGTGAGGCCTACGTACCTTTGTTATCAAGGTGCCCCCTGAGCTGCCACATGGTAGGTCTGCTGCACGTCCTGCTAATGCCTTCCCTAAATTTAATAGAAAGTAGTTGTGTAGATGAAATTCAATCCAACATCCTGTAAATGAAACTATGGCTTTTAAAAGCTAAGCAAGCTGGCATCTTCATAAATTCTTCTCGGAATTGATATTTTCTGTAATTAAAATCTCAGAAAAAAATTTTTACTGAACTTTTCCTGAACTagttatttattaaaaatataaacagAGAGACTATGAGACACCCCTAAAAGGAGAGTCAGAAATAAGAAATATAATGAAAGGCAAATGAGCGAaaaacagttttctccaagtgACGAGGTGAACacaacccccccacccccaaaaaaaaaaaaaaaaaagaagaagaagaagaagtctaAAGCTACAAAACCTTTAAAACTCAGCCCAATAGAAATATCCAATCTAAGTTATTACTGATTTGGGGCATTGTAGATTACTCGAGTTGAGACATACAGATGTACATGAAATTATTGAGGAGATCTAGTTTAAACTGGACTCTACCTGCTGCTGTAAAATTACAAATTCCACACTTCCACAAGAAAGTTAAAGCAATCATGTCTAAGAAATTGTTTCATGATCTCGCTTCTGTCcaattttacatttatttatGCCTTTACCgaattttttttgtaggaaTTTGGTGTCCTTGCTCTTCCTACAGTTCCTGGGCCTCCATTTAAACTGCAAGCAGAGGCTTCTGCACTGGAAAACTATCGTTCTAGAGCATTTAGCTTGCTGTCTATCGCTGGAGTTTCTGGGTTCTGTCAGGTGGTCTCTCCTAGTTCCACCATCTATCTAACAGCACTAGATGATTGTACATTATCCTAGTTATTGGGGTATTGTTTGTAACAGATGTGTTCACTCATGTTCTAAATTGCAGGTGAATATACCTTTGGGAACGTATGAAAACCTTCCAGTGGCAGTGTCTTTGTTGGCCAAGCATGGTGCAGATGGTTTtttgttgaatcttgttgagaAACTTGATGGTTCTATGAAGGAACAAATTGAAATTTCTCAGAGAATGAGTTTCTGAAGTTCTCTCTTTGTACTTTTCAAGGTAAGCTGGAAGTCCATTGTAAGAAGTAAAAAATACAGTAATGGGTGACAATTCATTGTTGTAGTGATATGTATGGGTTTTAAATGAGGAACGATAACATTGTGTTGAGTAGATTTCTAAATATTCAGGCtgggtttctatttctgttttcgTTATTAATTCGATTTAATTCAAAGTTTCTAACAATCAGTTTTGCTGCTCTAATACTCTCTTCTCAAATTATGGTAAAAAAGCCACCATGTCAACCATTAATGATGACCCATGCCATGTGTAACCCCAGAAGAGGGGTGACGTGTGACGAGTGTTGGGAATAATCTCACATTAAGACTGGACAATGGATACCTTCATATACCTGTTTAGCCTTCCACTTAATagttgaagattttttttttttgataagaaacaaaatgaaaGAACATCAGAAAATCGTCTGTACATCAAGTAGGGAAATGGGGATGGGATAGAGATTCTCTGTGAGAATCCAAAAAGCAAGTTGTTTTACAAAATATATAACATCCTCATCCATCCGGGATCTTAAAGGCAAAAAGTGATTGCAAAGGTTTTATCTAGGTTTTATCTGCTcgtcattttctttcatttggtGACATGCTTCTAGCAATCCGGTCTGTCTTATTAATAGAGAAGATTGG
This Macadamia integrifolia cultivar HAES 741 chromosome 10, SCU_Mint_v3, whole genome shotgun sequence DNA region includes the following protein-coding sequences:
- the LOC122091323 gene encoding amidase 1-like, which codes for MATVGSDSGAFMEKFVLHPPTIDSPQQLPLNGLTFAIKDIFDVEGYVTGNGSPDWARTHLPAVSTAPAVLAVLNAGATAVGKTFMDEMAYSINGENKHYGTPVNPCAPDRVPGGSSSGSAVAVAAKLVDFSLGTDTGGSIRVPAAFCGIYGCRPSHAVVPTSGVIPMAQSFDTVGWFARDPVILNQVGHVLLRLPNVEPVQPSHIVIPDDCFQLLSIPRDRVTQVLVKSIEKLFGGQIFRHLNLGDYIESKVPSLKHFMSEGNEQLEFNIPALVAISKSMRLLQRYEFKSNHEEWISSVKPDLGPGISERVQEALMATNENIDNCHVVRNELRAALTELLEEFGVLALPTVPGPPFKLQAEASALENYRSRAFSLLSIAGVSGFCQVNIPLGTYENLPVAVSLLAKHGADGFLLNLVEKLDGSMKEQIEISQRMSF